Genomic DNA from Luteitalea sp.:
CCCCACCTCGTCTCGTCGAGGGTGTAGGGCCGGAAGCGGAGGCCGCCGCGGTTCGCCAGAAAAATAAAGGTCTCTGGATGTTCCGCTTCCCAATCCGGGAAGAACGAGATTGCGGCCACGTCCAGCCGCCCGTTTCCAGTGAAATCGCCGGCCACGGCGCGAAGCGCTCCGTACATCGGATAGAAGTAAGCCTCCTTGAAGCTCATGTTCCCGTCGTTCAGATAGATCCGCAGGCCGTGGTAGTTACGGAGCGGCGGATCCTCAATCTCCATGTTGTTGCCGTTGACGGTGAGCAGATCCGGGTGGCCGTCCTCGTTGAAGTCAGCCACCAGGAAATCGTTGTACCCATAGCCGGGAAACTGCTCCATGAGCTGTCGCGACCGAAAGCGTCCTCCGCCCAGGTTCTCGAAGAAGACCAGCTCGTTCCGTGCTTGGGCCATGA
This window encodes:
- a CDS encoding VCBS repeat-containing protein, which translates into the protein TAYARFADLTGNGREDLVVCGFGDFDQGRLAWFESEGDGRFREHVLIDRSGALRAEVHDFTGNGRLDLLVLMAQARNELVFFENLGGGRFRSRQLMEQFPGYGYNDFLVADFNEDGHPDLLTVNGNNMEIEDPPLRNYHGLRIYLNDGNMSFKEAYFYPMYGALRAVAGDFTGNGRLDVAAISFFPDWEAEHPETFIFLANRGGLRFRPYTLDETRWG